From the genome of Streptomyces xanthophaeus:
AGCCGTCGAAGTGGTTGACGGCGACGGCGTACGGGAGCCCGCAGGTCTCGAAGTAGTCGAGGGCCGGGAAGCAGTCGCGCAGACGTCGGGTGTCGGCCAGGACGAGACCGCCGATGGCGCCGCGCACCAGGTCGTCCCACATGAACCAGAACCGTTCCTGGCCGGGGGTCCCGTACACGTAGAGGACGAGGTCGTCGTCGAGGGTGACGCGGCCGAAGTCCATGGCGACGGTGGTGGTGTTCTTGTCGGGGGTGCCGGTCAGGTCGTCGGTCGGGGCACTCGCCTGGGTCATCACCGCCTCGGTGCGCAGCGGGGTGATCTCGGAGACGGAGGAGACGAAGGTGGTCTTGCCGACGCCGAAACCGCCCGCGACCAGCACCTTGACGGCGACGGGTGCGCGGGAGCGGTCGTACTGCCAGGGCTGGGCCGGGTCGTCGTCCGACTGCGGCAGGGACACCGGGTTGTCAGAGACGGCGAAGACCACTGAGCACCCTTTCCAGCAGCGCGCGTTCGGGACGGCCGCTGCCGTGGCCCGTTGCGTAGACGCGGATCCGTCCCTGGTCGGCGAGGTCGCTGACCAGGACCCGGACCACGCCGAGCGGGAGCTTGAGCAGCGCGGCTATCTCGGCGATCGTCCGCATGCGGCGGCAGACCTCGACGATGGCGGGCATCTCGGGCATGCGGTCGGGCTTCTGCGGCTCCGAGACCTTCGTGTCCAGGGTGGCGACGAACGTCTCGACGTGCAGGACCTGCGTGAAGCGGGTGCGGCCGCCCGTGAGTGAGTACGGGCGGACGCGGGCGGGGCGGCGGTCGGCGCCGCGTATCGGCAGCCGGTCGGAGGCCGTACTCCTCACGGGGTGTTCTCCATCGACTGGCGCAGCTCACTGCGGACTTCGGGGGTCAGGACGTGGCCGGCGCGGCCGACGAACAGGGCCATGTGGTAGGCGACGACGCTCATGTCGCAGTCGGGGGTGGCGTGCACGCCCAGCAGCGAGCCGTCGCTGATGGCCATGACGAAGACGGAGCCGTGCTCCATCGCCACCATGGTCTGCTTGACCGAGCCGGTCTCCATGAGGGCCGCGGCGCCGGTGGTGAGGCTGCCGAGGCCGGAGACGATGGTGGCGAGGTCGGCGGAGGCGCCGCGCGGGCCCCTGGTCTTGGGCCGGTCGGCCGGTTCGGCCGTGCCCGCTCCCGGGTCGGAGGACAGGAGCAGCAGCCCGTCCGAGGAGACGACGGCGACGGAGTTGACGCCGGGTACCTCCTCGACCAGGTCGGTCAGCAGCCACTGCAGGTTGCGGGCCTGGGTGCTCAGTCCGTACGTACTGGGCGCGGTCATGTGCGTGCCTCCTGTGCGGTGTCCCCCCGGTCGGTCTTGCTCTGGCCCTGCCGCTGCGTCGGCCCCTGGTCGAGGGCCTGGTCGAGCGCCTGGTCAGGGGCTTGGTCGGGCCCCTGCTCCTGGGCGAGTTCGGCGGCGACGACGCGCCGTCCGTCCTGGGCTCCCTGGTAGAAGCCTCCGAGCCGGCGCCGCAACTCCTCGGCGTCGACGCGGCGTGGCGGCTCGGGCCGTACGTCGTCACGGGCCGCGCGCTTGGCGGGGACGGCCCGCGGGGTCCGCTTGGGCAGGCCCTTGTCGGTGACGGCGCCTTGTCCTTCGGCCTGGTCGGCCGGGTGGCTGCCCTGGCGGGGGAGCCAGTTGCCCTCGGCCGGGGCGTGGGTGTGCGGCTCCGTCTCCGGTTCGGCTTCCTCTACGTCTTCCGCTGCGTCGGCCACGGGTGCGGCGGGGTCCGCCACGCCGCCGGGGGCGGCCGGCTCCGCGTCGGGGACGACCCGCGCGAGCAGCTGTTCCTCGGGGGTGGGCCCGTCCTCTGCCGGGGGCGCGGCGACGAACACCTGGTCGGCGGGCACCGCCCCGGCCGTGGCGGGCGCGTCGGCGACCGGGTCCTGGTCCTGGTCCGGCTCCGCCGGGGTCTCGGCGACGACGGCGGGTCCCGCCAGCGCCTCGGCCAGGGTGATCGGGACCGCCGCGACGGCAGGCTCCGGCTCCGGCTCGACGGCAGCCGGGACGACCGGTTCCTCGGCGACGGTCTCGGCGGCAGCCACCGCCGCGGCCTCGGCCTCGGCTTCCGCAGCCGCTTCCGTAACGGCGTCGGCGTCCGTGTCCGTGTCCGGAGCGGCATGCGTCCCCCGCCGCCGCTTCGGCAGCGTGTTCTCGTTCGCCTCCGCTATCACTCCCGGCAGCAGCAGTGCGGGCGCGCCCGGCATGGCCAGGGCGTGCACCGGGGAGACCACCGGGGTGGTGGGCAGCAGCGCCGCCGGGACGACCACGAGGGCCTCGGTCCCGCCGTGCCGCGGGGTGCGCAGTTCGGCGGTGACCCCGTGCCGGGCCGCGAGCCGTCCGGCCACGTACAGGCCGAGGCCGAGGCCGTGTTCCGACTCGGGTTCCTCGTCGTAGGCGTCGGGCGTGGACAGCCGGTTGTTGAGCGATTCGAGGCGGTCCTCGGTGACGCCGATGCCCTCGTCCACGACGGACAGCACCACGTCACCGGAGCCCTGCAGCCAGCCGGAGACCTTCACCTTGACGTCCGGCGGGGAGAACGTGGTCGCGTTCTCCAGCAGTTCGGCCAGCACGTGCGAGATGTCGTCGGCGGCGTGTCCCGCGATCTGGGTGTACGAGGGCAGCGCGGCGAGGTCGACGCGCTCGTAGCGCTCGATCTCGCTGACGGCGGCCCGCATCACGTCGACCAGCGGCACCGGCAGGCCCTGCCCGTGTCCGTGTTCCTGCCCGGCGAGGACCAGCAGGTTCTCGTTGTGGCGGCGCATCACGGTCGCCAGGTGGTCCAGCTTGAAGAGGGTCGCCAGCCGGTCGGGGTCCTGTTCCTTGGACTCCAGCTCCTCGATGACCGCGAGCTGGCGCTCCACCAGGCCCAGGGTACGCAGCGACAGCGAGACGGAGGTCGTCGACATGATGCGGCGGTGCTCCTCCAGCCCCGCCCGCAGCTGCGTCAGTTCTTCCTCCAGCGCGTCCCGGCCGGTGGCCAGCGCCTCACTGCGGCCGATGATCCGGCGCCGGTCGGCGTCGAGCCCGGCGATCCGGGTGTGGAGGGAGACCGTCTGGTCGCGCACCGCGTTCAGGTGGCGCACGACCTCGGCGAACTCGTCGTTGCGGCCCGTGAACCGGACCGGTTCCACCGAGCCTTCCGGTGTGGCCAGTCGCTCCGCGCCACGGCGCAGGACCGACAGCGGCCGGGTCAGCGACCGCGCCACGGCGGTCGAGACACCGACGGCGAACAGGAACAGCACGCCC
Proteins encoded in this window:
- a CDS encoding GTP-binding protein, translating into MVFAVSDNPVSLPQSDDDPAQPWQYDRSRAPVAVKVLVAGGFGVGKTTFVSSVSEITPLRTEAVMTQASAPTDDLTGTPDKNTTTVAMDFGRVTLDDDLVLYVYGTPGQERFWFMWDDLVRGAIGGLVLADTRRLRDCFPALDYFETCGLPYAVAVNHFDGSQSYEPDDVREALSVPPHVPVVIMDARRRDTVVESLLALVGHALDTTPE
- a CDS encoding DUF742 domain-containing protein yields the protein MRSTASDRLPIRGADRRPARVRPYSLTGGRTRFTQVLHVETFVATLDTKVSEPQKPDRMPEMPAIVEVCRRMRTIAEIAALLKLPLGVVRVLVSDLADQGRIRVYATGHGSGRPERALLERVLSGLRRL
- a CDS encoding roadblock/LC7 domain-containing protein — encoded protein: MTAPSTYGLSTQARNLQWLLTDLVEEVPGVNSVAVVSSDGLLLLSSDPGAGTAEPADRPKTRGPRGASADLATIVSGLGSLTTGAAALMETGSVKQTMVAMEHGSVFVMAISDGSLLGVHATPDCDMSVVAYHMALFVGRAGHVLTPEVRSELRQSMENTP
- a CDS encoding sensor histidine kinase, with product MQKKRSRKNGTAADGPAPAGRRVRVRRRLVVGVAVAGLTVLAAGAPAVVSASTELNDSQHLVTLAEQTRQTLTLTHLLGDERDAVVEYAAKGRPGTAKGPVQERIAGTDRQLAEVQAEADEATARALARVRTVRAEAVDGKGTALAAHQAYASVIAELLAPGDLLAELTPPRAEAALATTRPLAPLGQAVEQASATRGLLLAGLAVPRGDQAPGSAVVDELTTAAQRARVREQAALDDFARAARPDVRQTLAATVTGPEVKTADDFLKRLTDRPTLTPADRKTDGATVGTALTARIDRMRTVEATLASERASALAALRDDDVTRLEVAIALLGVLFLFAVGVSTAVARSLTRPLSVLRRGAERLATPEGSVEPVRFTGRNDEFAEVVRHLNAVRDQTVSLHTRIAGLDADRRRIIGRSEALATGRDALEEELTQLRAGLEEHRRIMSTTSVSLSLRTLGLVERQLAVIEELESKEQDPDRLATLFKLDHLATVMRRHNENLLVLAGQEHGHGQGLPVPLVDVMRAAVSEIERYERVDLAALPSYTQIAGHAADDISHVLAELLENATTFSPPDVKVKVSGWLQGSGDVVLSVVDEGIGVTEDRLESLNNRLSTPDAYDEEPESEHGLGLGLYVAGRLAARHGVTAELRTPRHGGTEALVVVPAALLPTTPVVSPVHALAMPGAPALLLPGVIAEANENTLPKRRRGTHAAPDTDTDADAVTEAAAEAEAEAAAVAAAETVAEEPVVPAAVEPEPEPAVAAVPITLAEALAGPAVVAETPAEPDQDQDPVADAPATAGAVPADQVFVAAPPAEDGPTPEEQLLARVVPDAEPAAPGGVADPAAPVADAAEDVEEAEPETEPHTHAPAEGNWLPRQGSHPADQAEGQGAVTDKGLPKRTPRAVPAKRAARDDVRPEPPRRVDAEELRRRLGGFYQGAQDGRRVVAAELAQEQGPDQAPDQALDQALDQGPTQRQGQSKTDRGDTAQEART